In one window of Flavobacterium ginsengisoli DNA:
- a CDS encoding carboxypeptidase-like regulatory domain-containing protein, whose product MKKLLYLIFLLPFITNAQTISGIVLSKITNLPIEDTNIYALGTQIGTLTNNKGEFALNKKINANDTLQISHIGYIATKIAVIDLKKSNYTILLEEDIETLKNVNINNTKWSKLKSKLDFTERSSLEYGIYSFGSVLANGKIYVVGGDNSEQWNILTTIKGKNIGGDPTRFSDPGFGNRYLLELGGDPAERIFFKGNLFVYDPKTDLWEKSNQNLKKGLIIM is encoded by the coding sequence GTGAAAAAACTATTATACCTTATCTTCTTATTGCCTTTTATTACAAATGCGCAAACAATAAGCGGAATTGTTCTATCCAAAATCACTAATTTACCAATAGAAGACACCAATATATATGCATTGGGCACTCAAATTGGAACTTTAACAAACAACAAAGGAGAATTTGCATTAAATAAAAAAATAAATGCAAACGATACTCTTCAAATTTCCCATATTGGATACATCGCAACAAAAATTGCAGTTATAGATTTAAAAAAATCAAATTATACTATTTTGCTTGAAGAAGATATTGAAACCTTAAAGAATGTAAATATCAACAATACCAAATGGTCAAAATTAAAATCCAAACTTGACTTTACCGAACGATCATCTTTAGAGTATGGCATTTATTCTTTTGGTTCTGTATTAGCAAATGGCAAGATCTATGTTGTTGGAGGTGATAATAGCGAACAATGGAATATTTTAACTACTATTAAAGGAAAAAACATCGGTGGTGATCCTACCAGATTTAGCGACCCTGGTTTTGGAAATAGATATCTTCTAGAACTTGGAGGCGATCCTGCTGAAAGAATTTTCTTCAAGGGAAATCTATTTGTTTATGATCCAAAAACAGATTTGTGGGAGAAATCGAATCAAAACTTAAAAAAAGGGCTTATCATAATGTAA
- a CDS encoding aconitate hydratase, whose protein sequence is MAFDIEMIKKVYENMPNRVDKAREIVGRPLTLTEKILYNHLWDGNPTKAFGRGVDYVDFAPDRVACQDATAQMALLQFMHAGKSKVAVPTTVHCDHLIQAKVDAVTDLARAKTQSNEVFDFLSSVSNKYGIGFWKPGAGIIHQVVLENYAFPGGMMIGTDSHTVNAGGLGMVAIGVGGADAVDVMSGMAWELKFPKLIGVKLTGKLSGWTAPKDVILKVAGILTVKGGTGAIVEYFGEGATAMSCTGKGTICNMGAEIGATTSTFGYDDSMSRYLRSTNRAEVADAADKIAPYLTGDPEVYANPEKYFDQVIEINLSTLEPHLNGPFTPDLATPISKMKDEAVKNNWPLQIQVGLIGSCTNSSYEDISRAASLARQVADKNLKTKSQFTITPGSEVVRSTIERDGFIDTFHKIGATVFANACGPCIGMWDREGAEKEERNTIVHSFNRNFSKRADGNPNTLAFVGSPELVTALAIAGDLSFNPLTDKLINEDGEEVMLDEPTGDELPAKGFYAEDPGFQAPAEDGSNVQVVVNPASERLQLLAPFDAWDGKNITGAKLLIKAFGKCTTDHISMAGPWLRFRGHLDNISNNMLIGAVNAYNQKTNSVKNQLTGEYDAVPAVARAYKAEGVPSIVVGDHNYGEGSSREHAAMEPRFLGVKAVLVKSFARIHETNLKKQGLLGLTFANEADYDKIQEDDTINFLDLTEFAPGKPLTIEFVHADGTKDIILANHTYNEGQIGWFVAGSALNLIVAGKA, encoded by the coding sequence ATGGCTTTTGATATCGAAATGATTAAAAAAGTGTACGAAAACATGCCAAATCGTGTTGATAAAGCACGAGAGATTGTTGGACGTCCACTTACGTTGACAGAGAAAATTTTATACAACCACCTTTGGGACGGAAATCCGACAAAGGCGTTTGGAAGAGGAGTTGATTATGTTGATTTTGCACCAGATCGCGTAGCTTGTCAAGATGCAACTGCTCAGATGGCATTGTTGCAGTTTATGCATGCTGGAAAATCTAAAGTGGCAGTTCCTACAACGGTTCACTGTGATCACTTGATTCAGGCAAAAGTAGATGCTGTGACTGATTTGGCTAGAGCAAAAACACAAAGTAATGAGGTTTTCGACTTCTTGTCTTCTGTGTCTAATAAATACGGAATAGGTTTCTGGAAACCAGGAGCTGGAATTATTCATCAAGTTGTACTTGAAAATTATGCATTTCCTGGCGGAATGATGATTGGTACCGATTCTCATACTGTAAATGCAGGTGGATTAGGAATGGTGGCAATTGGTGTTGGTGGAGCAGATGCTGTAGATGTTATGTCTGGAATGGCTTGGGAGCTTAAATTTCCTAAGCTTATTGGAGTTAAGTTAACAGGTAAATTATCTGGTTGGACTGCTCCTAAAGATGTTATTCTTAAAGTTGCAGGTATTCTTACTGTAAAAGGAGGTACTGGGGCAATCGTTGAATATTTTGGAGAAGGCGCTACTGCTATGTCTTGTACTGGTAAAGGAACTATCTGTAATATGGGAGCTGAAATTGGAGCGACAACTTCAACTTTTGGTTACGATGATTCAATGAGTCGTTACCTTCGTTCGACAAATAGAGCAGAAGTGGCTGATGCTGCGGATAAAATTGCTCCTTACTTAACTGGAGATCCAGAAGTATACGCTAATCCAGAAAAGTACTTCGATCAAGTTATTGAGATTAACTTATCTACATTAGAGCCGCACTTAAATGGTCCTTTTACTCCAGATTTGGCTACTCCTATTTCTAAAATGAAAGATGAAGCGGTTAAAAATAATTGGCCTTTACAAATTCAAGTGGGGTTAATTGGTTCTTGTACAAACTCTTCTTATGAAGATATTTCTCGTGCAGCTTCATTGGCAAGACAAGTTGCTGATAAAAATTTAAAAACAAAATCACAGTTTACAATCACTCCGGGTTCTGAAGTTGTCCGTTCTACAATCGAAAGAGATGGTTTTATTGATACTTTCCATAAAATTGGAGCAACAGTTTTTGCTAATGCCTGCGGACCATGTATTGGTATGTGGGATAGAGAAGGAGCGGAAAAAGAAGAAAGAAATACAATTGTTCACTCTTTCAACCGTAACTTCTCAAAACGTGCAGACGGTAATCCAAATACGTTAGCTTTTGTAGGGTCTCCAGAGTTGGTTACAGCTTTGGCTATTGCGGGCGATTTAAGTTTTAATCCATTGACAGATAAATTAATCAATGAAGATGGAGAAGAGGTAATGCTTGATGAACCAACAGGAGATGAACTTCCTGCTAAAGGTTTCTATGCTGAAGATCCAGGTTTTCAGGCTCCAGCAGAGGATGGTTCAAACGTTCAGGTAGTGGTTAATCCAGCTTCAGAGCGCTTGCAGTTATTGGCTCCATTTGATGCTTGGGATGGTAAAAATATTACAGGTGCTAAATTATTAATCAAAGCCTTTGGAAAATGTACCACAGATCATATTTCTATGGCCGGACCTTGGTTGCGTTTCCGTGGACACTTAGATAATATTTCAAACAATATGTTGATCGGAGCTGTAAATGCTTACAATCAAAAAACGAACTCAGTTAAAAACCAATTAACTGGTGAATATGATGCTGTTCCTGCAGTAGCTCGTGCGTACAAAGCAGAAGGAGTTCCGTCTATTGTAGTTGGAGATCATAACTATGGAGAAGGCTCTTCTCGTGAGCACGCTGCTATGGAACCTCGTTTCTTAGGAGTTAAAGCGGTATTGGTAAAATCTTTTGCTCGTATCCATGAAACCAACCTTAAAAAACAAGGTCTTTTGGGGTTGACTTTTGCAAATGAAGCAGATTATGATAAAATCCAAGAAGATGACACAATTAACTTCTTAGATTTAACAGAATTTGCTCCAGGAAAACCATTAACTATTGAGTTTGTTCATGCAGATGGCACAAAAGATATTATCTTAGCAAATCATACATACAACGAAGGTCAAATAGGCTGGTTTGTTGCAGGTTCTGCATTAAATTTAATTGTCGCTGGAAAGGCTTAA
- a CDS encoding bifunctional aconitate hydratase 2/2-methylisocitrate dehydratase, producing MNIYQDYIQEIEERKNQGLHPKPIDGAELLSEIISQIKDADNAHREDSLKFFIYNTLPGTTSAAGEKAKFLKEIILGQSVVKEITPAFAFELLSHMKGGPSIEVLLDLALGNDAVIAKEAAKVLKTQVFLYEADTDRLVEAFKNDNAIAKEILESYAQAEFFTKLPEVADEIKVVTFIAGEGDISTDLLSPGNQAHSRSDRELHGQCMITPQAQQEIKALQAQHPDKSVMLIAEKGTMGVGSSRMSGVNNVALWTGKQASPYIPFVNIAPIVGGTNGISPIFLTTVDVTGGIGLDLKNWVKKVDAEGNVIRNENDEPILEQTYSVATGTVLTINIKEKKLYNGDQELIDISKAFTPQKMEFIKAGGSYAIVFGKKLQTLAAKVLDVEAPLVYAPSKEVSHEGQGLTAVEKIFNKNAVGIAPGKVLHAGSDVRVEVNIVGSQDTTGLMTAQELESMAATVISPIVDGAYQSGCHTASVWDKKAQANIPKLMKFMNDFGLITARDPKGVYHAMTDVIHKVLNDITIDEWAIIIGGDSHTRMSKGVAFGADSGTVALALATGEASMPIPESVKVTFKGDMKGYMDFRDVVHATQAQMLHQFGGENVFQGRIIEVHIGTLTADQAFTFTDWTAEMKAKASICISEDDTLIESLEIAKGRIQIMIDKGMDNEKHVLQGLINKADKRIAEIKSAEKPALTPDANAKYYAEVVVDLDQIAEPMIADPDVNNADVSKRYTHDTIRPLSFYGGEKKVDLGFIGSCMVHKGDMKILAQMLKNVEAQTGKVEFNAPLVVAPPTYNIVDELKAEGDWEVLQRYSGFEFDDNAPKGAARTEYENMLYLERPGCNLCMGNQEKAAKGDTVMATSTRLFQGRVVEDKEGKKGESLLSSTPVVVLSTILGRTPTLAEYTTAVEGINLTKFAPSNKSLVM from the coding sequence ATGAATATTTATCAGGATTACATTCAAGAAATTGAAGAAAGAAAAAATCAAGGGTTGCACCCTAAACCAATCGATGGAGCTGAATTATTAAGCGAAATCATTTCCCAAATTAAAGATGCAGATAACGCACATCGCGAAGACTCTCTTAAGTTTTTTATTTACAATACATTACCTGGTACTACAAGTGCTGCAGGTGAAAAAGCAAAGTTTTTAAAAGAAATTATTCTTGGTCAATCAGTAGTAAAAGAAATCACTCCAGCTTTTGCTTTTGAGTTGCTTTCACACATGAAAGGTGGACCATCTATCGAAGTATTATTAGATTTGGCTTTAGGTAATGACGCTGTAATTGCAAAAGAAGCGGCGAAAGTACTAAAAACACAAGTTTTCCTTTACGAAGCAGATACAGATCGTTTGGTAGAGGCATTCAAAAATGATAATGCAATTGCAAAAGAAATCCTTGAGAGTTATGCTCAAGCTGAGTTTTTTACAAAACTTCCAGAAGTAGCAGACGAAATTAAAGTGGTTACTTTTATTGCTGGTGAAGGTGATATTTCAACAGATTTACTTTCTCCAGGAAATCAAGCTCACTCTCGTTCAGATCGTGAACTTCATGGTCAGTGCATGATTACTCCTCAAGCGCAACAAGAAATTAAAGCGTTACAAGCACAGCATCCAGATAAAAGCGTAATGTTAATCGCTGAAAAAGGAACAATGGGAGTTGGTTCTTCTAGAATGTCAGGTGTAAATAACGTGGCGCTTTGGACAGGAAAACAAGCAAGCCCTTATATTCCATTCGTAAATATTGCTCCAATTGTTGGTGGAACAAACGGAATTTCTCCAATTTTCCTAACAACTGTTGACGTTACTGGTGGTATAGGTTTAGACCTTAAAAACTGGGTTAAAAAAGTTGATGCGGAAGGAAATGTTATTCGTAACGAAAACGATGAACCAATTCTTGAGCAAACTTATTCTGTTGCTACAGGAACTGTTTTAACTATCAATATTAAAGAGAAAAAACTTTATAACGGAGATCAGGAATTGATCGACATTTCTAAAGCATTTACTCCTCAAAAAATGGAATTTATCAAAGCTGGTGGTTCTTATGCTATTGTATTTGGTAAAAAACTTCAAACATTAGCGGCGAAAGTTTTAGATGTTGAAGCTCCTTTAGTGTATGCGCCTTCAAAAGAGGTTTCTCACGAAGGACAAGGTCTTACTGCTGTTGAGAAAATCTTCAACAAAAATGCAGTTGGAATCGCTCCAGGAAAAGTATTGCATGCTGGTTCTGACGTTCGTGTAGAAGTTAACATTGTAGGTTCTCAAGATACTACAGGTTTAATGACTGCTCAAGAATTAGAATCTATGGCTGCAACAGTAATTTCACCAATTGTTGATGGTGCTTACCAATCTGGCTGTCACACTGCTTCAGTTTGGGATAAAAAAGCGCAGGCTAATATTCCTAAATTGATGAAATTCATGAACGATTTTGGTTTGATCACAGCTCGTGACCCAAAAGGTGTTTATCATGCAATGACAGACGTTATCCACAAAGTACTTAACGATATCACTATTGATGAGTGGGCGATCATCATTGGTGGTGACTCACATACAAGAATGTCAAAAGGTGTTGCTTTTGGTGCTGACTCAGGAACTGTTGCTCTTGCATTGGCTACTGGAGAAGCTTCAATGCCAATTCCAGAATCTGTAAAAGTTACTTTCAAAGGAGATATGAAAGGGTATATGGACTTCCGTGATGTGGTTCATGCTACTCAAGCTCAAATGCTTCACCAATTTGGAGGAGAAAATGTTTTCCAAGGAAGAATTATTGAGGTTCATATTGGAACATTAACTGCCGATCAAGCGTTTACATTTACTGACTGGACTGCAGAGATGAAAGCTAAAGCTTCTATCTGTATTTCTGAAGATGATACTTTGATCGAATCATTGGAAATTGCTAAAGGCAGAATCCAGATTATGATCGATAAAGGAATGGATAACGAGAAACACGTTCTTCAAGGATTGATCAATAAAGCTGATAAGAGAATTGCTGAAATTAAATCGGCAGAGAAACCAGCTTTAACTCCAGATGCAAATGCTAAATATTATGCTGAAGTTGTAGTTGATTTGGATCAAATTGCTGAGCCAATGATCGCCGATCCAGACGTAAACAATGCTGATGTTTCTAAACGTTATACTCACGATACAATTAGACCATTATCTTTCTATGGTGGAGAGAAAAAAGTAGATCTTGGATTTATTGGTTCTTGTATGGTTCACAAAGGAGATATGAAAATCCTTGCTCAAATGTTGAAAAACGTAGAGGCACAAACAGGAAAAGTAGAATTTAATGCTCCTCTTGTAGTTGCTCCTCCAACTTATAACATTGTTGATGAGTTGAAAGCAGAAGGTGACTGGGAAGTTTTACAAAGATACTCTGGTTTCGAATTCGACGATAATGCTCCAAAAGGTGCTGCACGTACAGAATACGAAAACATGCTATACTTAGAGCGCCCAGGATGTAACCTTTGTATGGGTAACCAAGAAAAAGCGGCAAAAGGAGATACTGTAATGGCAACTTCAACTCGTCTTTTCCAAGGTAGAGTTGTAGAAGACAAAGAAGGTAAAAAAGGGGAATCATTACTTTCTTCTACACCAGTTGTAGTTTTGTCTACAATTTTAGGAAGAACTCCAACATTAGCAGAATATACAACTGCGGTTGAAGGTATTAACTTGACTAAATTTGCACCTTCTAATAAATCGTTAGTAATGTAA